One Plasmodium berghei ANKA genome assembly, chromosome: 13 genomic region harbors:
- a CDS encoding calmodulin-like protein — MDEKPYIPIIEKLNNEKNPNFYICGNGYIAPLDIKNLKKISNTEKKNLQRVFKMMDKDNTGKISSCNLHDILHKYNYKISKSEVERMIWEFDENMDNCLDYDEIYFLYLRCVNDKKKQIPSDLYNIIQFFMFDYEMNGYITVEKTLQILYVRFGREKMDLEVQDIFGDKYEDKSGVEKQICLKEYLDNEKNRIQKYRNENHKKAGKV, encoded by the exons ATGGATGAAAAACCATATATACctataattgaaaaattaaataatgaaaagaaTCCaaacttttatatatgtggAAATGGATACATAGCACCATTAGACATCaaaaacttaaaaaaaatatccaataccgaaaagaaaaatttacaaaGAGTCTTTAAAATGATGGATAAAGATAATACAGGAAAGATATCATCCTGCAATCTTCATGACATTTTGCATAAATACAATTACAAAATTTCTAAG aGCGAAGTTGAAAGAATGATTTGGGAgtttgatgaaaatatggATAACTGCTTAGATTATGatgaaatttattttttatatttaagaTGTGTTaatgacaaaaaaaaacaaattccAAGTGACttatacaatattattCAGTTTTTTATGTTTGATTATGAAATGAATGGATATATAACTGTTGAAAAAActttacaaatattatatgtacgATTTGGCAGAGAAAAAATGGATTTAGAGGTCCAAGATATTTTTGGCGATAAATATGAAGATAAATCAGGAGtagaaaaacaaatttgtttaaaagaatatttagataatgaaaaaaatcggatacaaaaatatag aAATGAAAATCACAAAAAAGCAGGAAAAGTATAG
- a CDS encoding 1-acyl-sn-glycerol-3-phosphate acyltransferase, putative, whose protein sequence is METVNKNETKKPNSRMIRVFISGYIITLLILLITLSFVFDVIALLLFLPIVLYSRSFRLFIFGVPFKFFMGLAFSLLNPFWKIKIIKKLKKNYNPSNTILFSNHLSSLDPWSINAFWFMYNIKFICKGSLFKLPICGQLLTLAEEIPIHFGKGKGGWEVKKESKENAMKLAKEYTNMNIPIAVFPEGTRSRTGKLQMFKMGFFKFAIENNMEILPCALHGSNKLWPLNSLLLNKGTMYISYGEPFRPTQGMTVEELANKTRNIIFDLIKEFPDYDPNVDQLATEFSQTREQGI, encoded by the exons ATGGAAactgttaataaaaatgaaacaaaGAAACCTAATTCCCGTATGATTAGGGTATTTATATCTGGTTACATTATCACTTTATTAATCCTACTGATTACATTATCCTTTGTGTTTGATGTAATAGctttacttttatttttaccaATAGTGCTATATAGTAGATCGTTTagattgtttatatttggTGTCCCCTTTAAGTTTTTTATGGGTCTTG CTTTTTCCCTGCTTAATCCATTTtggaaaattaaaataataaaaaaattaaaaaaaaattataatccATCAAATACAATATTGTTTTCTAATCACTTATCATCACTAGACCCATGGAGCATCAATGCTTTCTGgtttatgtataatataaaatttatttgtaaagGATCATTATTTAAGCTACCTATTTGTGGGCAATTATTAACTTTAGCTGAAGAAATCCCTATTCATTTTGGTAAAGGAAAAGGAGGATGGGaagtaaaaaaagaatCGAAAGAAAATGCTATGAAATTAGCTAAAGAATATActaatatgaatattccTATAGCAGTATTTCCGGAGGGTACTCGTTCTCGTACTGGAAAATTACAAATGTTTAAAATGggattttttaaatttgcaattgaaaataatatggaaATATTACCATGTGCATTGCATGGATCAAATAAACTATGGCCGttaaattcattattaCTTAATAAGGGAACGATGTATATTTCCTATGGCGAGCCTTTTCGCCCTACCCAAGGAATGACTGTTGAAGAGTTAGCAAATAAAACcagaaatattatatttgattTGATTAAAGAATTTCCAGATTATGATCCAAAT GTTGATCAGTTAGCAACTGAATTTTCACAAACACGAGAGCAGGGTATATAa